The genomic region GGGGTCGGCAAACATCTGCCGGTAGTTTTCTAACCCAATCCACTGCGGTGGGGTCAGCAAGTCGTATTTAGTGAACGAATAATAGATCCCCATAATTAGCGGACGCAATAAGAACACCAACAAGCCTATGGACGCGGGGATAAGAAAGACAATCGCCAGCGGCAAGTCCCCCAGTTTTCTGCGCCACCGCGATGACGAAGTGGGATTCACACTCATCGGACGGCCTCACTAACCTCAAATAACAGTGCTTGCTCGGGGTTAATGGACGGTACAGCCAACCCCACTTCAGACAGTAAGCTCCCGCGAATCCGCGCGACCTCGTACGCCCGTCCCGACTGCTCAGCGGGAGCATTGCCCGCACTCTTGGCAGCACTGTTTGGCCAACTTCCCTCAAGCCATTTGGGCGGCTTAAAACCCGACGGCGGCGTGTGCGCCATTAGTAACCGCACCCGGTAGTCTTTGTGCGGATCCAAACCCGGGAACGTGAAACAGCCCCGCGGAGACATGGCGCTACGATCCACGCTGACCATCTGGTACAGAGCCTGCGCCTGGTCTTGTGCCACAACGCCCGTGACCCATACAGAATCCTCACCCCGATCCGCACGCACCAGGCGGCCGGTCGACAATAAGTCGCGGTGCTGCTTGTACACATCCAACCAGTAGTGCAACTCTTGCCGATCCGCCGGGCTCGCGGCCTCCAAATCCCACTCGATACCCAAGTGGCCAAACAGGGCGGTAACTGCCCGGAAAGACAACGAATGCGTCCGCCCCGTGGTGTGCGAAACCTCAGACGCAATATGAGACCCCATCATTTCCAGTGGAATCAGCTGCGCGGTCCACCGGTTCATCTGCTGGCGTTCAAGCGGATCAATACAATCCGAAACCCACACGCGATCCGCATGCTGCAACACCTCTAAATCAACGCGGCCCCCACCGGAAGAACACGATTCAATCTCCAACTCTGGGAACCGGGCTTTGAGCTCATCCATCAGTGCGTACGCCGCCAAAGTCTGCGCGTGGAACGCTGCCTTCCCAGACTCTGCGTACCCCGCATCGATCAGATCGCGGTTGTGATCCCACTTAATGTAAGACACGTCCGCATCCTCAATGACCCGCACCATCTGATCGCGAACATGCGCGTAAGCCTGCGGAATCGCGAGGTTAAGCACCTGCTGGTTACGCGACGGAATCGGCATACGAGAACCAGCCTGCATCACCCACTCGGGGTGAGCGCGCGCCACATCTGAATCCAAGTTCACCATTTCCGGTTCGAACCACAAACCGAACTTCATGCCCAGGCTTTTCACATAGTCTGACAGGGGGCGCAACCCGTGTGGCCACACATCTTTGGACACCACCCAGTCACCCAACCCCGCGTGGTCACTGCGGCGGGCACCGAACCAACCGTCATCCAACACGTACCGTTCAACCCCGACCTCACAGGCAATGTCCGCTAGTCGCTTGAGTTTGTCTAGGTCGTGGTCAAAATACACCGCTTCCCACACGTTCAACGTAACCGGACGCGGCGTCTTCGGATGCTGAGGGCGTGCGCGCATGAACTGGTGGAAACGAGCCGCCACCTGGTCCAACCCGTGGCCAAAAGAGGCGTACACGAAAGGAGACGTGTAGCTGTCACCGGGTTCGAGTGTGCATTCGCCGGGCAGTAGCAGTTCCCCACCGCCCAGTACTTGCACGCCACTGTAGGTGCGTTCCAAGTAGGTAACGTGGTTGCCCGACCAGGCGGTGTGCAGC from Gleimia hominis harbors:
- a CDS encoding alpha-galactosidase, yielding MMTLIHLCANGVSVLIESADDAPPAILHWGEDLGAIDAESATQVRSCIDLPVGTNAPDVPLRPALLMQAGDGWSGRPSVQGAFADGSGFSPKFTTTAVAAQNGGGDAQPVMEKFKQMGSGSVEYTLEADTGLAGVLTVELTAQGLLRCRMKLTNAAAQPYQLSGLCLALPVPLDAVETLDFAGRWGKERVPQWQEITVGTHLREGRKGRTGADAAYVLHAVERGFNFGSGKIWALHTAWSGNHVTYLERTYSGVQVLGGGELLLPGECTLEPGDSYTSPFVYASFGHGLDQVAARFHQFMRARPQHPKTPRPVTLNVWEAVYFDHDLDKLKRLADIACEVGVERYVLDDGWFGARRSDHAGLGDWVVSKDVWPHGLRPLSDYVKSLGMKFGLWFEPEMVNLDSDVARAHPEWVMQAGSRMPIPSRNQQVLNLAIPQAYAHVRDQMVRVIEDADVSYIKWDHNRDLIDAGYAESGKAAFHAQTLAAYALMDELKARFPELEIESCSSGGGRVDLEVLQHADRVWVSDCIDPLERQQMNRWTAQLIPLEMMGSHIASEVSHTTGRTHSLSFRAVTALFGHLGIEWDLEAASPADRQELHYWLDVYKQHRDLLSTGRLVRADRGEDSVWVTGVVAQDQAQALYQMVSVDRSAMSPRGCFTFPGLDPHKDYRVRLLMAHTPPSGFKPPKWLEGSWPNSAAKSAGNAPAEQSGRAYEVARIRGSLLSEVGLAVPSINPEQALLFEVSEAVR